In a single window of the Myxococcus fulvus genome:
- a CDS encoding MbnP family copper-binding protein, which produces MNAVWKPLSRALLPALLLAAQGCGGDDDVEPKTYTVRFSPQVRQEALSCTTSFTDIGTSRGVIELLDFRMYVRDVTLIRANGERHALKLAQDGEWQRDAIALLDFEDGTGTCRTGSPGTHRAVTGTAPEHDDYTGLEFKVGLPPDRNHLDVEAEAAPLDVRDMWWSWQGGYKFVKLDIRTQQNAAYYFHLGASGCQGSNADGYTCGAANQATVALDGFDPETNQVVLDVAGLLSELDVNRTPAGSDMMPGCMSGPTDPECAPLLSQFGLNADGTPKALPKTFFKVR; this is translated from the coding sequence ATGAACGCCGTCTGGAAGCCCCTGTCGCGAGCCCTGCTGCCCGCCCTGCTGCTCGCCGCCCAGGGCTGTGGCGGAGATGATGACGTCGAGCCCAAGACGTACACCGTGCGCTTCAGCCCGCAGGTCCGGCAGGAGGCGCTGTCGTGCACCACCAGCTTCACCGACATCGGCACGTCGCGCGGCGTCATCGAGCTGCTGGACTTCCGCATGTACGTGCGCGACGTCACCCTCATCCGCGCCAACGGCGAGCGCCACGCGCTGAAGCTCGCGCAGGACGGCGAGTGGCAGCGTGACGCCATCGCGCTGCTCGACTTCGAGGACGGCACCGGCACCTGCCGCACGGGCAGCCCCGGGACGCACCGCGCGGTGACGGGCACGGCGCCCGAGCACGACGACTACACGGGCCTGGAGTTCAAGGTGGGCCTGCCCCCGGACAGGAATCACCTGGACGTGGAGGCGGAGGCCGCGCCCCTGGACGTGCGCGACATGTGGTGGAGCTGGCAGGGCGGCTACAAGTTCGTGAAGCTGGACATCCGCACCCAGCAGAACGCGGCCTACTACTTCCACCTGGGCGCGTCCGGCTGTCAGGGCTCCAACGCGGATGGCTACACGTGCGGCGCGGCCAACCAGGCCACCGTCGCGCTGGACGGCTTCGACCCGGAGACGAACCAGGTGGTGCTGGACGTCGCGGGGCTGCTGTCGGAGCTGGACGTGAATCGCACGCCGGCGGGCTCGGACATGATGCCCGGCTGCATGTCCGGCCCCACGGACCCGGAGTGCGCGCCGCTGCTGTCGCAGTTCGGCCTGAACGCGGATGGCACCCCCAAGGCGCTGCCGAAGACGTTCTTCAAGGTGCGCTGA
- a CDS encoding methanobactin export MATE transporter MbnM: protein MSSRAGKLSVVVALLSAAGCGGDEPGLPAPPPYAWSLPAGFPEPFVPEDNPMSVEKVELGRHLFYDARLSGNGTMSCASCHEQARAFSDGMATPRGSTGDHVARNSPGLANVAYLSTYTWANPLLETLESQALVPLFNEFPTELGLTPKLEEALERLRGDAKYPELFRAAFPDAPEPVSQGSIVKALASFQRTLLSGGSPYDRYLQGDNAALSRSARRGMELFFGERAECYHCHSGRHLSNSFRAKDTKPQVAQFFNTGLYDLDGQGAYPPDNPGLFEFTHDALDHGRFRVPQLRNVELTAPYMHDGSIPTLEAVIEHYTSGGRNVTEGPLAGDGRNNPNKDPLVRPFELSDEEKQDLIAFLKSLTDTDFTTDPRFSNPWR, encoded by the coding sequence ATGTCTTCGCGTGCGGGGAAGCTGAGCGTCGTGGTGGCCCTGCTGTCGGCCGCGGGTTGTGGGGGTGACGAGCCGGGACTTCCGGCGCCGCCTCCTTACGCGTGGAGCCTGCCCGCGGGCTTCCCCGAGCCCTTCGTGCCCGAGGACAACCCCATGTCCGTGGAGAAGGTGGAGCTGGGGCGCCACCTCTTCTACGACGCGCGGCTGTCGGGCAACGGCACCATGTCGTGCGCCAGCTGCCACGAGCAGGCGCGGGCCTTCTCCGACGGCATGGCCACGCCCAGGGGCTCCACGGGCGACCACGTCGCACGCAACTCGCCGGGGCTGGCCAACGTGGCGTACCTGAGCACGTACACCTGGGCCAACCCGCTGTTGGAGACGCTGGAGTCGCAGGCGCTGGTGCCGCTGTTCAACGAGTTCCCCACGGAGCTGGGGCTGACGCCGAAGCTGGAGGAGGCGCTCGAGCGGCTGCGCGGTGACGCGAAGTACCCGGAGCTGTTCCGCGCGGCGTTCCCGGACGCACCGGAGCCGGTGAGCCAGGGCTCCATCGTGAAGGCGCTGGCGTCCTTCCAGCGCACGTTGCTGTCGGGCGGCTCGCCGTATGACCGCTACCTGCAGGGCGACAACGCGGCGCTGTCGCGCTCGGCCCGGCGGGGCATGGAGCTGTTCTTCGGCGAGCGGGCGGAGTGCTACCACTGCCACAGCGGCCGGCACCTCTCGAACTCGTTCCGCGCCAAGGACACCAAGCCCCAGGTGGCGCAGTTCTTCAACACGGGCCTGTACGACCTGGACGGCCAGGGCGCGTACCCGCCGGACAACCCGGGCCTGTTCGAGTTCACCCACGACGCGCTGGACCACGGCCGCTTCCGCGTGCCGCAGCTGCGCAACGTGGAGCTGACGGCGCCGTACATGCACGACGGCAGCATCCCCACGCTGGAGGCCGTCATCGAGCACTACACGTCCGGTGGCCGCAACGTGACGGAGGGGCCGCTGGCGGGTGACGGGCGCAACAACCCGAACAAGGACCCGCTGGTGCGACCCTTCGAGCTGTCCGACGAGGAGAAGCAGGACCTCATCGCCTTCTTGAAGAGCCTCACGGACACCGACTTCACCACGGACCCGCGCTTCTCCAATCCGTGGAGGTGA
- a CDS encoding WD40 repeat domain-containing protein: MTQVLRSDNGSRWTQRSRLGTPAPGRVEFQQVAFSSDGELLVALEHKGGERLRWWRWRDERPLGEVTVSQGVAVQVLPSLGGLAVTDARFQVGLYSLEDGRPLRLGRVPDYEVRGLEVSPDGTRLAMHDLTGSVLLWDTRTWTSLGQLQGPQQEVARLAFSPDGRLLAAACLRGHVVVWDVASGNPILVHVEADEQFVSVAFHPEGTELVATTTGPRIQRFRLRDGGLAGTLQGPVAGSSRATFSPDGGLLTVTRYGFSVLDARTSARVFRHEVDNDFYAANAAFSPDGTVIAWGEDDGTVGLWGLPTESR, from the coding sequence ATGACGCAGGTCCTCCGTTCCGACAATGGCTCGCGCTGGACACAGCGCTCCCGGCTGGGCACGCCCGCGCCCGGCCGCGTCGAGTTCCAGCAGGTCGCCTTCTCTTCCGACGGCGAGCTGCTGGTGGCGCTGGAGCACAAGGGCGGCGAGCGGCTGCGCTGGTGGCGCTGGCGGGACGAGCGGCCCCTGGGCGAGGTCACCGTCTCCCAGGGCGTGGCGGTGCAGGTGCTGCCCTCGCTCGGCGGCCTCGCGGTGACGGACGCGCGCTTCCAGGTCGGGCTGTACTCGCTGGAGGACGGCCGGCCGCTGCGGCTGGGCCGCGTACCGGACTACGAGGTGCGCGGCCTGGAGGTGAGCCCCGACGGCACCCGGCTCGCGATGCACGACCTCACCGGCAGCGTGCTGTTGTGGGACACCCGGACCTGGACGTCGCTCGGTCAGCTCCAGGGGCCCCAGCAGGAGGTCGCCAGGCTCGCGTTCTCACCGGACGGGCGGCTGCTGGCCGCGGCCTGTCTTCGAGGCCACGTCGTCGTCTGGGACGTGGCGAGCGGCAATCCCATCCTCGTGCACGTGGAGGCCGACGAGCAGTTCGTCTCGGTCGCCTTCCACCCCGAGGGCACGGAGCTGGTCGCCACGACGACCGGCCCGCGCATCCAGCGCTTCCGCCTGCGCGACGGCGGGCTCGCCGGGACGCTCCAGGGCCCGGTGGCGGGCTCGAGCCGGGCGACCTTCAGCCCCGACGGGGGGCTGCTCACCGTCACCCGGTACGGCTTCAGCGTGCTCGACGCGCGGACGAGCGCGCGCGTGTTCCGCCACGAGGTGGACAACGACTTCTACGCCGCCAACGCGGCCTTCAGCCCGGACGGCACCGTCATCGCGTGGGGCGAGGACGACGGCACCGTGGGCCTGTGGGGTCTGCCCACGGAGTCGCGCTGA
- a CDS encoding SMI1/KNR4 family protein — protein sequence MTTATRPKDVSANATFDADARLWREGEPGADRERLWIHPSGLLLLDARRKNGKLDGEVKWSLGIHEMSEHAPRVAMQKALGLPSGPHATMLATFEEGVLVEARFRPGFDFEDTLRVPLRDGVIDGEVEWVVGPVDGALFELGDLKLLHKVFKVPKPWPHRLKAVFAKGKLKSTEFFDKKGNVLDVSKPVVLTEWGEATEAGALDGYVERGDFAADAARFFPKAARVSNPGSKKVRGAGPGRVLDDVVKGGGVPVMTVAFDFSSYGFDAKKEELYGAAEDRYVGIASDGSGEMFLLDTDTGKVVRYAHEEGTVSPAFDSLDELTFALLRIEAAAKKLIPKPKLAALFKKLGLKTAETLLKEY from the coding sequence ATGACGACCGCCACGCGCCCCAAGGATGTCTCCGCCAACGCAACGTTCGATGCAGACGCCAGGCTCTGGCGGGAGGGAGAACCCGGCGCTGACCGCGAGCGCCTGTGGATTCATCCCTCGGGCCTGTTGTTGCTGGATGCGCGGCGCAAGAACGGGAAGCTCGATGGGGAGGTGAAGTGGTCGCTCGGCATCCACGAGATGTCCGAGCATGCGCCGCGCGTGGCGATGCAGAAGGCGCTCGGGCTGCCGTCGGGGCCGCACGCCACGATGCTCGCGACGTTCGAGGAGGGGGTGTTGGTGGAGGCGCGCTTCCGTCCTGGCTTCGACTTCGAGGACACGCTGCGCGTCCCGCTGCGTGACGGGGTCATCGACGGCGAGGTCGAGTGGGTCGTCGGTCCGGTGGACGGCGCGCTGTTCGAACTGGGTGACCTCAAGCTGTTGCACAAGGTGTTCAAGGTCCCGAAGCCGTGGCCGCATCGGCTGAAGGCGGTGTTCGCCAAGGGCAAGCTGAAGAGCACGGAGTTCTTCGACAAGAAGGGCAACGTCCTGGACGTGAGCAAGCCGGTGGTCCTCACCGAGTGGGGTGAGGCCACGGAGGCGGGCGCGCTGGACGGCTACGTCGAGCGCGGAGACTTCGCGGCGGACGCGGCGCGCTTCTTCCCGAAGGCGGCGCGGGTTTCGAATCCGGGCAGCAAGAAGGTCCGCGGCGCGGGTCCGGGGCGGGTGCTGGATGACGTGGTGAAGGGTGGGGGCGTGCCGGTGATGACGGTGGCCTTCGACTTCAGCAGCTACGGCTTCGACGCCAAGAAGGAGGAGCTGTACGGCGCGGCCGAGGACAGGTACGTCGGCATCGCGAGTGATGGCTCGGGTGAGATGTTCCTGCTCGACACCGACACGGGGAAGGTTGTCCGCTACGCGCACGAGGAGGGCACGGTGTCGCCGGCCTTCGACTCGCTCGATGAGCTCACGTTCGCGCTGCTGCGAATCGAGGCCGCGGCGAAGAAGCTGATTCCCAAGCCGAAGCTCGCCGCGCTGTTCAAGAAGCTGGGCCTGAAGACGGCCGAGACGCTCCTGAAGGAGTACTGA
- a CDS encoding response regulator transcription factor, with protein sequence MSTAVGDGHHPSLLLVDDDATLRERLARAFRERGWEVTTAGDYDEALAAAKRESPEYAVVDLRMPGRSGLEVVKDLLAVDASTKAIVLTGYGSIATTVDAIRLGAVNYLPKPADVDDILAAFARASGEPSLAAPETFEAPSLARAEWEHIHRVLADCAGNISEASRKLGIHRRSLQRKLQKYPPAR encoded by the coding sequence ATGAGCACCGCGGTCGGTGATGGCCACCACCCGAGCCTCCTGCTCGTCGACGACGACGCGACGCTGCGCGAGCGGCTGGCGCGGGCGTTTCGGGAGCGCGGCTGGGAAGTGACGACTGCGGGCGACTACGACGAGGCGCTGGCGGCGGCGAAGCGTGAGTCTCCCGAGTACGCGGTGGTGGACCTGCGCATGCCGGGACGCAGCGGGCTCGAGGTGGTGAAGGACCTGCTTGCCGTGGACGCGTCCACGAAGGCCATCGTGCTCACAGGCTACGGAAGCATCGCCACCACGGTGGACGCCATCCGCCTGGGCGCGGTGAACTACCTGCCCAAGCCCGCGGACGTGGACGACATCCTCGCGGCCTTCGCACGCGCGAGCGGTGAGCCCTCGCTCGCCGCGCCCGAGACCTTCGAGGCCCCCTCACTCGCGCGCGCGGAGTGGGAGCACATCCACCGCGTGCTCGCGGACTGCGCGGGCAACATCTCCGAGGCCTCGCGCAAGCTCGGCATCCACCGCCGCTCGCTCCAGCGCAAGCTCCAGAAGTACCCGCCCGCGCGGTGA
- a CDS encoding ATP-binding protein: protein MTPPVANEPASRARINLEWLLRLRWGLLLGQALVIALAAYGLELALPVPVLAGLLGLEAATNVAVRAWLGRARVSEATIGKLMLWDTLVLTGLLALSGGTHNPFTTLYLVNVALGTVLLPARWMWGLLGFTLMAFGSLFVLQDVELVPGLSRPDHAALMRLHLSGMWVAFAVAAGFIVYFVQRVTRALEEREEELAQARVQAARREKVASLATLAAGAAHELSTPLSTIAVVSKEVERALASAGTSETVREDLRLIRQQVDRCRDVLVQMSADAGQTTGEAFHPMALGRLVEDSLAELSGVERVKVELPTELSGRWVQGPPRALARVVRGLVKNALQASPPSKAVELRVVEGKGGARLEVRDGGAGMPADVLARAGEPFFTTKAPGEGMGLGLFLARTLAEQLGGSLELRSTPGQGTVASLALPLGAPVVTEVAS from the coding sequence ATGACGCCTCCTGTCGCCAACGAGCCCGCCTCTCGCGCCCGCATCAACCTGGAGTGGCTGCTGCGGCTGCGCTGGGGCCTGTTGCTGGGGCAGGCGCTGGTCATCGCGCTGGCGGCGTACGGGCTGGAGCTGGCGTTGCCGGTGCCGGTGCTGGCGGGGCTGTTGGGGTTGGAGGCCGCGACGAACGTGGCGGTGCGCGCGTGGCTCGGCCGGGCCCGGGTGAGCGAGGCCACCATCGGCAAGCTGATGCTGTGGGACACGCTGGTGCTCACGGGCCTGTTGGCGCTCAGCGGTGGGACGCACAACCCCTTCACGACGCTGTACCTGGTGAACGTGGCGCTGGGCACGGTGCTGCTGCCGGCGCGGTGGATGTGGGGGTTGTTGGGCTTCACGTTGATGGCGTTCGGCTCGCTGTTCGTGTTGCAGGACGTGGAGCTGGTGCCGGGGCTGTCGCGGCCGGACCACGCGGCGCTGATGCGGCTGCACCTGAGCGGCATGTGGGTGGCGTTCGCGGTGGCGGCGGGCTTCATCGTGTACTTCGTGCAGCGGGTGACGCGGGCGCTGGAGGAGCGCGAGGAGGAGCTGGCGCAGGCGCGCGTGCAGGCTGCGCGGCGGGAGAAGGTGGCCTCGCTGGCGACGCTGGCGGCGGGCGCGGCGCACGAGCTGTCCACGCCCTTGTCGACCATCGCGGTGGTGTCGAAGGAGGTGGAGCGGGCGCTGGCGTCGGCGGGGACGAGCGAGACGGTGCGCGAGGACTTGAGGCTCATCCGGCAGCAGGTGGACCGCTGCCGCGATGTGCTGGTGCAGATGTCCGCGGACGCTGGGCAGACGACGGGCGAGGCCTTCCATCCGATGGCGCTCGGCAGGCTGGTGGAGGACTCGCTGGCGGAGCTGTCGGGCGTGGAGCGGGTGAAGGTGGAGCTGCCGACGGAGCTGAGCGGGCGGTGGGTGCAGGGGCCGCCGCGCGCGCTGGCGCGGGTGGTGCGCGGGTTGGTGAAGAACGCGCTGCAGGCGTCGCCTCCGTCGAAGGCGGTGGAGCTGCGGGTCGTGGAGGGCAAGGGCGGCGCGAGGCTGGAGGTGCGCGACGGTGGCGCGGGGATGCCCGCGGACGTGCTGGCGCGCGCGGGTGAGCCGTTCTTCACCACGAAGGCGCCGGGCGAGGGCATGGGCCTGGGATTGTTCCTGGCGCGCACGTTGGCGGAGCAGCTCGGAGGTTCGCTGGAGCTGCGCTCCACGCCGGGACAGGGCACGGTGGCGAGCCTGGCGCTTCCGCTCGGTGCGCCCGTCGTCACGGAGGTGGCGTCATGA
- a CDS encoding transporter, with the protein MKAPLSLLSSLLGAVLALAPVSSAWACATCACGDPTLMSMGTEQPFSGRLRFSSTLRGWGHTVGQDNVDALRLREARMDVAVAYAPLPWLFLSATLPLQAREVRSVSLARERGWGVGDVELTAKAFLYQDRAFSADHLFSVLVGVKLPTAPKLRLEDGTLMDLDTQLGSGSVDPLAGIAYQHFRGSWSFLASATGFLPTRGILGYRAGASVRTTMAAQYQPAERWALRLGLDGRIEAASDIDGEKEENGGGVIGYASPDVLFSPRMDLVVAAGVRVPFFNRLRGRVAPTPIAMLSVAYDL; encoded by the coding sequence GTGAAAGCCCCACTCTCCCTCCTGTCCTCCCTGTTGGGCGCGGTGCTGGCCCTCGCGCCCGTGTCGTCCGCCTGGGCGTGTGCCACCTGTGCGTGTGGCGACCCCACGCTCATGTCCATGGGCACCGAGCAGCCGTTCTCGGGGCGGCTGCGCTTCTCCTCCACCCTGCGGGGCTGGGGGCACACGGTGGGACAGGACAACGTGGACGCGCTGCGGCTGCGCGAGGCGCGCATGGACGTGGCGGTGGCGTACGCCCCCCTGCCCTGGCTGTTCCTGTCAGCCACGCTGCCGCTGCAGGCGCGCGAGGTGCGCTCGGTGAGCCTGGCGCGCGAGCGGGGCTGGGGCGTGGGCGACGTGGAGCTGACGGCGAAGGCGTTCCTGTACCAGGACCGCGCGTTCTCGGCGGACCACCTCTTCAGCGTGCTCGTCGGCGTGAAGCTGCCCACCGCGCCGAAGCTGCGGCTGGAGGATGGGACGCTGATGGACCTGGACACGCAGCTGGGCAGCGGCTCGGTGGACCCGCTCGCGGGCATCGCGTACCAGCACTTCCGGGGGAGCTGGTCGTTCCTGGCGAGCGCCACGGGATTCCTCCCCACGCGCGGCATCCTCGGCTACCGGGCGGGCGCGTCGGTGCGCACGACGATGGCGGCGCAGTACCAGCCGGCGGAGCGGTGGGCCCTGCGACTGGGGCTCGACGGGCGCATCGAGGCCGCGTCGGACATCGACGGCGAGAAGGAGGAGAACGGCGGGGGCGTCATCGGATATGCGTCTCCCGACGTCCTCTTCAGCCCTCGGATGGACCTGGTGGTGGCCGCGGGTGTGCGGGTCCCCTTCTTCAACCGGCTCCGCGGTCGCGTGGCGCCCACTCCCATCGCGATGCTGTCCGTCGCGTACGACCTCTGA
- a CDS encoding DoxX family protein: protein MGVLVPLARLLFSAIFITSGLNHFIQLDALTTVAQNAGVPEPRWAVLVSGAALVLGGLSVLLGVLARLGAAAIAIFLVTAAFMVHRFWLVADPVQAQDQLIHFMKNLSMAGGALFIVYFGSGPFSLRRGGRQESGLGGGRLGSPLRH, encoded by the coding sequence ATGGGAGTGCTCGTGCCGCTTGCCCGGTTGCTGTTCTCAGCCATCTTCATCACCAGCGGCTTGAACCACTTCATCCAGCTCGACGCGCTGACCACCGTCGCCCAGAACGCGGGCGTGCCCGAGCCCCGCTGGGCGGTGCTGGTGTCCGGCGCGGCGCTGGTGCTCGGGGGGCTGTCGGTGCTGCTCGGCGTGCTCGCGCGCCTGGGCGCCGCGGCCATCGCCATCTTCCTGGTGACCGCCGCCTTCATGGTCCACCGCTTCTGGCTCGTCGCGGACCCGGTGCAGGCGCAGGACCAGCTCATCCACTTCATGAAGAACCTCTCCATGGCGGGAGGCGCGCTCTTCATCGTCTACTTCGGCTCGGGCCCCTTCAGCCTCCGGCGCGGAGGACGACAGGAGAGCGGCCTGGGCGGTGGACGGCTGGGCTCGCCCTTGAGGCACTGA
- a CDS encoding metallophosphoesterase — MRLRRLARRRPASPSSESSLEPVAGRRNEVVAWSGADPLRPERRLRWRDHFSLTENLLHLPHLTDRHDGLRVAQLSDVHVGQATSDVRIRRAVEAVNSEAPDLVFLTGDYVTHSPKPLPRVRDVLSGLKGQVFVVLGNHDHQVNAPYLRESFERLGYTVLQNEHRVVHVKGAPVTVLGVDDGRTGRDDVEATFRGAPESGTRLVLAHTPPTVDKLPAHAGLVQFSGHTHGGQFIVQGLTEAIFRRAGQPYIRGHYHVRGNQLYVNRGLGFGFGGPYLRRGSEPEVAFFTLRAQAHVAVAS; from the coding sequence ATGCGCTTGAGACGTCTGGCCCGCCGTCGCCCCGCTTCCCCGTCCAGTGAGTCCTCCCTGGAGCCCGTCGCCGGAAGACGCAACGAGGTGGTGGCCTGGAGCGGCGCGGACCCACTGCGTCCCGAGCGACGCCTGCGCTGGAGGGACCACTTCTCCCTCACGGAGAACCTGCTCCACCTGCCGCACCTGACGGACCGCCATGACGGCCTGCGCGTGGCGCAGTTGTCCGACGTGCACGTAGGTCAGGCCACCAGCGACGTGCGCATCCGCCGCGCGGTGGAGGCCGTCAACTCAGAGGCCCCGGACCTGGTCTTCCTCACCGGCGACTACGTCACCCACAGCCCCAAGCCCCTGCCCCGCGTGCGCGACGTGCTCAGCGGCCTCAAGGGCCAGGTCTTCGTGGTGCTGGGCAACCATGACCACCAGGTGAACGCGCCCTACCTGCGCGAGAGCTTCGAGCGGCTGGGCTACACCGTCCTGCAGAACGAGCACCGCGTGGTGCACGTGAAGGGCGCGCCGGTGACGGTGCTGGGCGTGGACGACGGGCGCACGGGCCGCGACGACGTGGAGGCCACCTTCCGGGGCGCACCGGAGTCCGGCACGCGGCTGGTGCTGGCCCACACGCCCCCCACGGTGGACAAGCTGCCGGCGCACGCGGGCCTGGTGCAGTTCTCCGGGCACACGCACGGCGGCCAGTTCATCGTGCAGGGGCTGACGGAGGCCATCTTCCGCCGCGCGGGTCAGCCGTACATCCGCGGCCACTACCACGTGAGGGGCAACCAGCTGTACGTGAACCGGGGCCTGGGCTTCGGCTTCGGCGGGCCGTACCTGCGCCGGGGCAGCGAGCCGGAGGTCGCGTTCTTCACCCTGCGCGCCCAGGCGCACGTGGCCGTGGCCAGCTGA